Within Tenebrio molitor chromosome 3, icTenMoli1.1, whole genome shotgun sequence, the genomic segment aaatgctgttcaagCTGCACATGTTTACTCTCAAACATACCCAAATAGGCCTATTTCTAATTCTAACGTTTTTGTCAAGCGTTGATTTCtcccaatattttttcttatgaCCTTACATAGAgaacaaaatatcattttgacttttaaacttttaaattaaactacTTTGATTCCTTATTTGTAAAACGGTAAGCAATTAAGCATGGTATACAGCAATTTCAGCTTTTGGTATTTTATGttgcataacattaaattttcgctgGAACTCTGcggtgaataaccctgtatttattgttttgagcactctttttgataaataagtaaatgttttatttaaaaaatgttatcagTAAGTATGCGTACTATTTGAATTTCAGTGAATTGCGACTACTTGTTAGGCACATTTATGCCTTTTACTCTACTTcacttttggaatttttttctgcatttaGTCACGTtccttttcaaattttaattaaattattctttcaagatttctaaaaataacacTCCCTTCCTTAATTTAAATGATGAAAGTTGTAGGGCTAGGTGTGAAAATTACTTTCTTTTGTACTTTGGTTCTCTTCCACCATGATAGGTACACGGAGAAAACTACAAAGCGAGTCGTAACTTTTCCGGAACTTTTCTAAAGTGATTGATTAATATCTTCAACATTTATGGGCTACATAACAAGTTGTCAAAAACTGACAAGTTTTATTTCGTGGCAGTCAAAGAGTAGGTAAATGCAAAAACAATTAATAGCAAAGAAAAATACTATATTTATATTAAAGATTACAACTAAATATCAGATATCTGCAACATTATTATCTTCGTCGCCACTTGCTGCCTTCTTTCCTTTCAGCAGTAGCTGAATTTCTTCGAGACTTTTGCCTTTTGTTTCGGGAACAATAAGAACACAAAATATGGTGGTTACAAAAGACAACCCACCAAACAGATAAAACGGAACGTGATATCCATACGAATCACTAAGGGTTTTATATAACTCTATAGACAGCAGTCCAAAAATGAGGTACATAGCATCAGCTATCGTCATACCCATCGCTTTGATTTTGTTAGAAAAAAGTTCAGCACTTATCACAATAGGTACCATACCTaaaccaattttaaaaacagcagCATAAGTCATTACACACACAATGGGTATCCAGCTTACAGATCGCACATCGTAACCGACAACctttaaattgaaataaatagcCAATACTAGCAGGCAAATTCCTGTCAAAATACTGGAAATGATTAGCAAGAATTTTCTGCCGTATTTGTCGACGgaaaaagaggaaaatgtGGCGGCAGATAGCATGAAAGCAGAAAATAGCAGTGCCGTGGTGTTGTCTCTGAGATAAACCGAACCCGCCGCAGCTAGTATAGAATGCATATTCATTAACATAACACTGATGCCGCAAAAGTGTTGGGAAGCATTCAGCACGGTCATAACAATAAGAGCTTTGCGGTTGCTTTTCACCAACACTAGATCTTGAGGGCGACCCTTTTCCTTTTGTTGCCGCTCCACGGCTCTGCTGATTTCTTCTAATTCAACCTCGTTGTCTTTCGTAGTTCTCAGTCTGTTTAACGCTGTTCTTGCctcgtccattttgtttttcgtgaGGAGGTAGTACGGTGATTTGGGCATAAACGTAAAAGATCCCAGTTGGATGAGTAACAATATACTGCCCACCACTGAGGGTACGTAGAACGGAGTGAAAGGCGCTATCGCGTATATCACCAGAATTCCAAAGAGCATCATCAAATAAATCATGCTAGACAGCAAACCTCGGATCTTTTGGTCTGCTATTTCTGCAACGTACATAGGAGTGGCTACGAAGGCCATGTCACCCGCGATTCCAGACAAAAATCTGGCAACGCACAAACATGTGGTATTAGATGCCAGTGCTATTAAAATCCACGACACTAAACTAGTGCAAGACGACACGATTGTCGAGTTTTTCCGTCCGATCTTGTCTACTAAGTAAATTGTAATCGGTAAACCTGCGATGCCTCCGATTAGGTAAATCGTTTCCAACCAATTTTCATCGCTTTTTGTTATTTGTATGGGGGTGTTTTCCGACTGAAGAATGGGAATCACCGGAGCTGACCAGCCGTAGTGCATCCCATCGTTGATGGCACTAATTGTTGCTACGAGCACCAAGAAAAcgttatatttttaacaacaaaaagaCAAAGACCTACCTGTGAGTGAAGCAAACACTTGAGGAAGAGTACCGACGAACATGTGGCGAATGCCAGTTTTTCGATTTGGTTTGGTTTTCTGCATTTTGCATTAATGAACTGTGCTTGGCAAAATTGAGAAATTAGTGAATGTCATAAAAATGTTGAgtaacgataaataataacgtTCGCACAAGGTTAGGCCGCAACAATTGACCGTAGGTAAGGACTTCGGTATGTAGGAGATGATTGACTAATATGAAAATAGACTGTAGGTTTGGAGCTGATCGCGCACGATTCGCACGGGATTCCACTTACTCGTATATATTTAACGTAACGTTTACTAAATAGATAAAAACCGTATCTAAATTGCCGTCCAACACATCACGATAATAATATCACACAGGTACACTGTATGTGTAAATGGTACGATATTTtccgttaattatttattgtttcttttatttttgcagtGTCAtcttatatttataaatagcACGTGTGGTTGGTGTACAGAATACAGTTACGACGACGTTCCAGTTACCAGATTTCAAAGAAGCCTAACATTCTTTGACACTAAGTCAAGTCTAACTGTTCTAGTAAAGTATTCGTTATGGATCacattgaaaaaatgtatgaCGGACTTCAAGAATGAAACAACTGATTGTAACTACatacttatattttttattaaggaTAGATATTAAATTAACCACTTCTGCACCTGTTTTGTCATAGGTCtgataacatttttatcaGCCGATTGTTGCTGTGGAGAGTATGTTTTAAtgtgataataattttcagtTGTTCTTAAGATACTCGTAGTTCTCGTTCTCAATAACTACGGTAAATCACTTATatcattgattattattatacaggctggtcccgatataacctgccagaagaaatccagtaataggtgacgatgagtagaacccatacacaaaaaatgtttctaataaaagtcttttcgttttcgagataaaaataattgaaaatttggtcaaaatttgctgtacgctaatgagttaatcgggtttaaaaaggtaattctggttgctTGGATGCAATTTCTATAGCAACGGgacctgtaacacctatgacatttgtcaaattttaaatttacgaATCATTCAAAAAGTTacgaaattcacaaaacaagaatacgccgatttgcatttactctgtGGCGAagcacgtggtaattcaagagcGGCAAGGCGACTATGCGGCGAGCGTTCTCCTGAAGGAGTCCCTCtgtcccgttgtacttttgtggagctacatctgtaTTTGTGTGAGgctggttctgactgattcctcCAAtctccaatacgatggcgtccccgatcctttatttaacccctctggattttaattttagggGCCACACGAacgatttggtatacgaacatgaaataaatacaaaaggccaactccagaaacgcgtaaaaACCCAATTATGTTTATGAAAGTTGGTaccggcgtactcaaatgtgcatAAATGCCAACGCAAAAGCACacagaatattttattataaaattatttcttctcTAGTTTACAGTTACCtctcattagttagtagagattctcagttagagtggaaagtacgaatatgtaaaatgtaaataaatttattcaatacattattttggctgtTTCACCACAATTACGACCATACTCTTATTatttacacagttcttccacaattttgcacacactacctctacatttatttacacattgaggaacaccactttatttattactcatttaTCTCAGGCTAcgaaatcagcttttgtacatTAAATAACCTGGTGAATTAACTCACACAGTGTACaccgttttcaataaatgtcattaatttgattcagtttgtcagatttgagatttgtcataaacgattcaggtacctatgttgcttagatacaaacaccaacaattaattcctgagtaggtacgtagttttgtggtcagcagcgtcgaatgggtgtggatagggtttaatttatccccattattttggacctaatgaaaagGGGTTTTTTGAACTTGTTAGATCCATccaatgacccagaatttttttggcaggttatatcgggaccaccctgtacaattgatttttaaatttagtatCTCTattcagtttaaaaaaatatagaaaaatacATCCATTACataatgtaattatttatctgtatttatacagggtcattcaCATACAGGGtaacgtaagatgacgagcctgaccaggtaaaaatggaaccaaaaatacaatttataaagctTTCTGgatccctattacattatcctaatgcacataaaacatagatagTCGTAGCTTTTAACGTCAACCTAATGAATGCtaagttctgacagaaaaatacctctctcaacaaagtatgattgaataacaataataaacaagatcacaaaagtaatgggtaagtaggataatgtcggttctgtcattgttcgaaaacattttcaaatactaaatatgaacgaaaaatgcaatgatagatatacctttcaaactacttggattcctgatttcatttttaaataccaaaacacaaagaaatattttgtaaaatatgtttttggttgcatttttacctggtcaggctcgtcaccttacgtgaataatcctgtacttctgattttttgccgcaacccattatacatcttacaacaatttgttgatttcaaattttgaaaataatgataactgaatccacgatcTAGTCTTGTATCTTTGacattaaagcaaaaaatctttgtcaattccaaaaatgtttttttacaataattacgaAAAGACTGACAGGATCCCCATTTATGGAATGCCTGTGTAAAGAATACTGTCGGCGCTGCGTATGTTTACAAGCTGATGGTGATGTGTTAAtctatttgttgaattttgattaaatataaGTTATCTGCCAgtctgacatttctgacaaatctatccaacttactttgattttcaaattaaaggcAATAACatatttgatttagtagttagTGCCATTAGCATAGCAGTGTTGGTTgcggtaaaaaaaaactacagaaatataatgtattccaacttaaaaaaaaacgatgcttggccatgacaatctgacagatttcatcctgtatatctgaataaaagtttggttaggaattttgaaaattttgaaggtacggtgttgccatacttatgcTCCGCTTTTTTGCGAATCGATTGAAACTCTATTACAAGAGATTAATAGAGAacccagcattttttattaaaaatagcaattgaaaaaaaagacaaatcaaaatgtaaacatcTGGTGGAGGCTTTAGTCGTTGAATGAGTTTCAATCAGTTAATAATCGCATCATTACTTATATCGGGCCTATCTCGTTTAAAATGTGTCTAGCCCTTCAACACAGCACGTTTTGTCTCGACAAACACAACTTTTGGCATTATGCACTTGCAGTAAaccctttaaattattactttgtgttgtctaatttaaaataaattggaaaaacgtcaaaatgacatttattgataactttatttactttttgttttagaatcatcttgcaacatagcacttcaaatttagttacaaaagatttacaaccaaaatgaaatgaaatataactGCTGCTTTCCTCAGTactgccaatttaacaaaattaaagcatggcaacctatcgtttttttaaagatggaatAGTTTATACCTCTCCCGTGAaaaaccctgtatatattcaTTTGCAAAATACTTTTGTACTTAAAGAAGTTTAgaactttattttaaattaagtttaaGGCCTGGTTgcataaagcttagttaacatcgtgtcagctaacaacgcgtcagTCGGAAATCCccccatttgattggctgattcaaatccaatgttaaatatcccccaatcagatcgcttgacaatatcttaactttaacaacgaattgacatcgctttatacaaccgggcctaagAGTGATTAGAAATTAGTGTGACACATTttcaattatgtatttatttttatttggatgGTAATTTGTAACTTTCTTTTGTATAAACAACATTTGTTTGGTTTAATATGTCTAAATGTTCATGGCATTGAGTTTCCAAACACTGTATAAGCCACAACTGAAGTAAGTACACTTCTGTGCAATCAGTTAGGTAAATGActatttttcacaataatGTATTTTAGTTGTGTAATGTAATTGAtaaaacttttgaaaacaCCATAACTTGATTGTTTTGAAATTAGtagataaatataaaaattaccataatttgaattttttgaaataataataaaaataaagacaatttttcaagaaattcatcatggtagtttttttttgtaccaaATCTGCGTAAAagaattacttttttgttatacTTTTTACTGAATTATCTTTCGATGAAATGTTGATACATATTAACGGAATATGTAGTCATTTATCGCAATTTGTGTGTATATATACCGTATTGTTTTTGCCAAATATAGTAGCCCAACATTTTGGAGTTAGCCAGAGTGTTGTAAGTAGATTGTGGAATCAGTTTGTTGAAACAAATTCTGGTACACAACGGCCTAGAAGTGGAAGACCGCGAAGTACAACTTACTGCTCGACACGATCGCTATTATGCTTCTAACAAGTAGAAGGCACCCTTTCTATCGAGCGTTACAAGTACGAAATACCTTACGAGACGACATAGGTATTGGTGGACGAACAGTTCAGGTTCAAACAGTAATAAatcaattaagaacatttggTTTAGGCAATTTTCGTCCAAACAGAGCATCTCAATTAACAACGGCTGACGATGCAGCGCGTTTAAAGTGGGCAAATTGGGTAGCGGAATGGGATTCTGTTCTGTTTGGGGATGTTTCACGATTTGATCTTCATAGTGATAGTGGTCGTGTACGAGTTTGGAGGAGATCAAATGAACAGTATTTACAACGATGTATGCAAACTAGAGTACCTTTTCGGAGTGGGTCTGTTATGCAGGCGTCTACGTTGGAGGGCGCACTGATCTCTATGTTTGTCGAAGGCATGTCGAAGGACTATGACGGCAGACATGTATACTAACGATATTGTTGACATTATTTTGCCACAATTTCAAGTTGCTATCGGTGAAAACTTTGCATATCTATGCAAATTAGTGAATTAAATTCTCGTCTACATACAGGTGTTCCAAAAAttgcgtactaacggtgcactacggtgtagaacagactaccgtaaacgtcagaaaaatgtttaaaaaattctattggacttatttgctgatttggtggtccttgaaagtggcacttaacacgtcaattattttgaaatatatgtctgaaattgtcatgacagctacctctaatcgtacataatattatcacaaagtacaggattactcactaccaatacCTAATCCTGTAAAATAGTGAATTTAggagctttggaaatcgaaaaaaaatttttaaatccactacggtaacattgtaATGTAAAAGAGAGTTTTTGCAAAccgttttatcgaatttaacGTACGTTATTCTCTCGTCGCTAGGCTGCAGAAAAATTTGTCGTTGTCGTAAACGTTAAACCAAAGACGTATTACGTCTTTTCTAGTTCGTTGTCGTACGTACGTTAATCGAATAACGTATATCaattagaaatttaattttcgaaaaactgTCATCTAGTAAAGGTTCCAAGATTAGATTTATAACATTAATGATTTCTCAAAGGATAGGCGCTATCTCCATAAATTTTGATTCGTTGGCCATTTACAAAACtgcttataataattaatataatatattattaattataataatttcatcTGGACATAGCAGTGattgatatttaaatttatttattttatttattatttatttatttgtaaataagaTAACGTTTACCGATAAGTTAAAACGTTTTGCAAAAACTCTTTTTAAAGACGTACGACATCATCTCTACGACATAAAATGACGTTGTCGTTAAAATTTAACGGGCATAATCAAACGGTTTGCAAAAACTCTctaatgatgtacgagtacatctttatttacattgtattaccgttaataataaaaataataataatttatttttttgtctgaaaatttttttccaaatttttttcgtgtacatttaaacatcctggatacggtagtaagtagttagtacgctatttttgggacatcctgtatgtATGTGTGTAGACGAGAATATAATTCAAGTGTAACATGgtacatttttgattaatttcattgtttaaaatatagaAACAAAAACGCAGAAGAAGCTATCAAATCGATGATAATTTTATCACCGCATGTTGACTCTCACCTGtttttaatgaataaaattggttaatgtcaaagtgacaaaaagTTTCAATGAACGCGTCGGAGTCAGAAAATAGTGCTGTTAACGTTTCAACCAGTAGTCCAGTAGATCACGATCGATGAGGAGATGCTAGCGAGGAAGAGATTTGAAAGTTATttgagaagaaaaaaatgctgtattGAGAATCCTGTAAGTGTAATTATTTACTGTCAAACTTACAgatcgtttaaaatttttaacattaaaaatagtagtttatttaacgagttcgtgtgtaaattgggccttttttggtacgagtgggccagtttaacgagcgttttaaaggcccacgattgccaaaaaaaatccaatttacacacaaacgagttgaatacaacgtttttttttgttcgacgagctccttaaaggttccaaattgcttaaaatctttaaaattagcttgacgtttcgttttgacaagttatgacatttatcaaaatccgttcacacaggagaaaattcccaaattctgacagtgtcgaacaaaaaaaaatattttctgttaCCGTTCATTATATTCTCTCACCAAATATAACACGTGTCATAATTAATCAAGGGTGATACCACTCGTTAAAACCTATAGAAAATTAAACTCGTGCTACGTAGTCGGTCAATTTTCATAGGTTTTAACTCGTGCTATCACCGATGATAATCATAACACTAGTTATATTATCCCCAActatttcattcatcatcgttttcgaccaatcgtaaggctttattttttggattataGTGATAATTCGATAATTCGTCAAGTATCTAGGTttctcagatgttttcaatcctattgctaaagtaataaaataaatactctTGCCAAATGGTACTGTTTAATTCATGAAATAATCAACCGAATTACACTCTAGTGCTTGAAGTGATCTGTTTTAACACTCAAGCTCTCAAAAGATAACCACtcgtgtcactttgacataatTTCCCTCCACCTTCGGTGTCGAGAAATTAATACTGTCAAAGTGACACTCGTTGTTACCTAGGAGAGCTTTCGTGTTAAAAATCGATCATTTCAGAGCTCTGGTGGAATTACAACCGATAACTCTCGTACGCACAGAACACAATTGGTTTTGGAAAAGTTAGATTTGCACGGAATTCAAGATCTTCAGCTACTTGCACGATTTCCGGACCTCAACCCAAATGAGCACGCCTGGGATCTTCTTGGAAACACTTTGGCAGACCATTTGCCCTATCCAGAGAATATTGGGGAACTGAGTGAGTTGCTTCGTATTTTGTGGCAACAGATCCCCAGTAGGAGATTGACAACTTAATTCGAAGTATACCCCGTCGTATTCGAGAAGCTATACGGGTACGAGGACAAAGTATCCATTattggaaattaaaacaaaaattatttaatttaagtacttaatttatataattttaaattgatttacatattttcaaaaaaataattatttgtatcacaaggctagaaaatgctattttgcaagtgcaagcacGGTTTGTGGAGCAGAGGCGCCAACCGAGGCGAACTAGTGCgagcacttgcaaaacattttctagccgtgtaatacaccaaattttttcggcaaaatataataatttttgttaaaaaattaccgaatggagaatttatttttctttcattggcaacataaagtTTCCAAGAAGCGACAATCACGACCAAAGTCAAtcaattcctcaaatattcaaaaccgtcgTCGTCCTCTCTGTTATTATTACTAAGACTTGGTACCCCCTCGGCCTCTACTGCTATACACAATGTATagcttgcgataaaggatacaaacttgcccgacatcaatattttacacttaaaaaattgtacaaaaattccacatgacattgacattttatgctgccaacctaaaatctttcattcaaaattcctgtttcgattttcttgcctaggcaGGGAAATGCTAGTTTCCAGACGATTTAGACGAATGAAACATCAGTGTTTATAGACGGAGGCcgcaaaaatcttttttatttgtttcattCTGTATTACGGCTGAAACTGAATGGAATTAAACATTTGTTATGATTGTATTATGTTCcattttcttcatttgttGTTCACAAACAACAATGTTCTTAACTTTTTTGGCGCAGTGTATAAAtataataactttattaaaaGAACAACGAAAAgcgtttattaataaataggtACTCAAAACTCAAAtattgaaatatgtaattttttttttccttggaTAATGTTGATCGTCCACCAGTTTTACCCAGGTACATATTTTGTACTGCCTCTCATCATTCTTTTGAGTTTTGAGGGTGAAAATTccttttatataaaattttagttaTTCGGCTCCATACATTTTTCATGGAGTTGATATCTGGACTATTTGCAACCCAGGGTAATGTCTCAACATTGTTATTTTGAAATCAGTTTCTGACTATATTAGCAGTATGAACTGGGGTCATTTCAAGACGCAGTTGAATCTGGAAAGTGTCACTTTTCAAGCCTAGTCAGTTTTGCGATTTTTGCCTGCCGAGGCATTTCTACTTTGCAAGTAGATAGTCATTTTACTATAATGGTTATCGTTACCTAGGTGACTGTGTCCGACTTGATGCgacagaattttatttttaaatttttaaaaagacatttcagaaaaaatgtaatacattACGCAGCACGAAAGTGTCTATGCGTGACTCGGAGGCTTGAATAAGTACTCGGACGCTTCGCATCCTCGTATTCTTCAATACGCCTCCTCGTCTGCAGAATATCACTTTCATGCCTCGTAATGTAATATACTCGTACTATTGGGAAATAAATGTTCCACAGAAGGCACCGTCACATTttctaatagttatttgtatcactaggccagaaactgcacgtttgcgagcatgagtacggtttgcagtacga encodes:
- the LOC138126142 gene encoding facilitated trehalose transporter Tret1-like, giving the protein MQKTKPNRKTGIRHMFVGTLPQVFASLTATISAINDGMHYGWSAPVIPILQSENTPIQITKSDENWLETIYLIGGIAGLPITIYLVDKIGRKNSTIVSSCTSLVSWILIALASNTTCLCVARFLSGIAGDMAFVATPMYVAEIADQKIRGLLSSMIYLMMLFGILVIYAIAPFTPFYVPSVVGSILLLIQLGSFTFMPKSPYYLLTKNKMDEARTALNRLRTTKDNEVELEEISRAVERQQKEKGRPQDLVLVKSNRKALIVMTVLNASQHFCGISVMLMNMHSILAAAGSVYLRDNTTALLFSAFMLSAATFSSFSVDKYGRKFLLIISSILTGICLLVLAIYFNLKVVGYDVRSVSWIPIVCVMTYAAVFKIGLGMVPIVISAELFSNKIKAMGMTIADAMYLIFGLLSIELYKTLSDSYGYHVPFYLFGGLSFVTTIFCVLIVPETKGKSLEEIQLLLKGKKAASGDEDNNVADI